A stretch of the Panicum virgatum strain AP13 chromosome 9N, P.virgatum_v5, whole genome shotgun sequence genome encodes the following:
- the LOC120692355 gene encoding uncharacterized protein LOC120692355 isoform X1 has product MSTPQQLSFVVPQASVAPALLTTDDAELKPLPGATTTSTTKRAEPEIDADANAASWGNNAEAEQQAHRGRCTASLRHLTTPRFVPCLAWTFDEPFDEETFVTAPDAERDAELILENMNDQQEFEEEPSQFSSLPKDAGFRRWFFLGLTPSQLPVEMVRHTTVGWKSYISVDPAANYWL; this is encoded by the exons ATGTCGACGCCGCAGCAGCTGAGCTTCGTCGTACCGCAAGCCTCCGTCGCGCCGGCCTTGCTCACTACCGACGACGCCGAGCTGAAGCCGCTGCCGGGAGCaacgacgacgtcgacgaccAAGAGAGCCGAGCCGGAGATCGACGCCGACGCCAACGCCGCGAGCTGGGGAAACAACGCCGAAGCCGAACAGCAAGCACATCGTGGCCGCTGCACCGCAAGCCTGCGTCACCTCACCACGCCCCGCTTTGTTCCTTGCCTCGCCTGGACCTTCGACGAGCCTTTTG ATGAGGAGACGTTCGTGACTGCGCCAGACGCCGAGCGAGACGCTGAACTAATACTCGAAAATATGAACGATCAGCAAG aGTTCGAAGAAGAGCCGTCTCAGTTCAGTTCCTTGCCGAAGGATGCGGGTTTTCGACGTTGGTTCTTTCTAGGACTAACTCCTAGTCAGTTGCCTGTGGAAATGGTGAGGCACACTACTGTAGGATGGAAGTCCTATATTTCTGTTGATCCTGCTGCAAATTATTGGCTCTGA
- the LOC120692354 gene encoding mitochondrial Rho GTPase 1-like isoform X1 has translation MAGATSPAASANLAGKSGVRVVVIGDPGTGKSSLVVALATEQFPENVPRVMPPTRLPADYFPDRVPITIIDTSSSPEQKPKLIAECQAADAVVLTYACDRPATLERLSSFWLPELRRLQLKTPVIVVGCKLDLRDEQQVSLEQVMAPIMQSFREIETCIECSALRQIQVPEVFYYAQKAVLHPTAPLFDQEAQSLKPRCVRALKRIFILCDNDKDGALSDVELNDFQVRCFSAPLQHTEISGVKRVVQEKLPEGVNDNGLTLTGFLFLHALFIEKGRLETTWTVLRKFGYDNDIKLRDDLIAMPIKRAPDQTLELTSEVVDFLRGIFNMFDIDNDGALLPSELEELFSTAPENPWSSDPYKDSAEKNVLGGLSLEGFLSKWALMTLRDPANSYANLVYVGYPGEFSSAFTVTRKRRVDRKKQQTLRNVFQCYVFGARGSGKTSLLQSFIGRQPSDALPSNSERFATNSVELPDGTRKTLILREIPEGDVRSLLSDRESLAPCDVAVFFYDSCDEYSWQRARDLLVQVATHGENTGYEVPCLIVAAKDDLDQCAQALQESTRVSQDMGIETPIPISVKLRDLNNIFCRIVHVAQQPHLSIPETEAGKTRRQYRQLLNRSLMVVSVGAAVAVVGIAAYRVYAARKNSSS, from the exons ATGGCGGGTGCGACGtccccggcggcctccgcgAATCTGGCGGGCAAGTCCGGCGTCCGCGTCGTCGTGATCGGCGACCCCGGCACCGGCAAGTCCAGCCTCGTCGTCGCGCTCGCCACCGAGCAATTCCCCGAGAACGTGCCCCGGGTCATGCCCCCCACTCGCCTCCCCGCCGACTACTTCCCCGACCGCGTCCCCATCACCATCATCGACACATCGTCCAG CCCGGAGCAGAAGCCGAAGTTGATCGCGGAGTGCCAGGCAGCCGATGCGGTGGTGCTCACGTACGCCTGCGACCGGCCCGCCACGCTGGAACGGCTCAGTTCGTTCTGGCTCCCCGAGCTCCGGCGACTCCAG TTGAAGACTCCAGTGATTGTGGTGGGGTGCAAACTGGACTTAAGGGACGAGCAGCAGGTTAGCCTTGAGCAGGTTATGGCGCCCATCATGCAGTCATTCCGCGAGATTGAGACCTGCATTGAGTGCTCCGCTCTTCGGCAGATCCAG GTGCCTGAGGTCTTCTACTATGCCCAGAAGGCAGTGCTTCACCCAACTGCTCCTCTCTTTGATCAAGAGGCCCAATCACTGAAGCCTCGCTGTGTGAGAGCGTTAAAGCGGATATTCATTTTATGTGATAACGACAAGGATGGTGCTCTCAGTGATGTGGAGCTCAATGATTTCCAG GTTCGATGTTTCAGTGCTCCTCTCCAGCATACTGAAATTTCAGGCGTAAAGAGAGTTGTTCAGGAGAAGTTGCCTGAAGGCGTAAATGACAACGGACTTACCTTGACTGGGTTCCTTTTTCTGCATGCCTTATTTATTGAAAAAGGTCGTCTTGAAACTACATGGACTGTATTGAGGAAATTTGGTTATGACAATGACATCAAGCTTAGGGATGATCTCATTGCGATGCCAATTAAAAGGGCTCCTGATCAA ACATTGGAACTGACAAGTGAAGTGGTTGATTTCTTGAGAGGGATATTCAACATGTTTGACATCGATAAT GATGGTGCTCTACTACCTTCTGAGCTGGAGGAACTTTTCTCAACAGCACCTGAAAA CCCATGGTCTTCTGATCCGTATAAAGACTCTGCTGAAAAGAATGTCTTGGGTGGTCTGTCACTTGAAGGGTTTCTTTCTAAG TGGGCTCTTATGACACTTAGAGATCCGGCAAATAGTTATGCCAACCTTGTATATGTTGGCTATCCAGGCGAGTTTAGTTCAGCATTTACGGTCACGAGGAAAAGACGAGTGGATCGTAAGAAGCAACAGACTCTAAGAAATGTATTCCAGTGTTACGTTTTTGGTGCCAGAGGTTCTGGAAAGACGTCATTGCTACAATCATTCATTGGAAG GCAACCTTCTGATGCTCTGCCATCTAACAGTGAACGTTTTGCAACAAATTCTGTTGAACTGCCTGAT GGAACTAGAAAGACACTAATACTGAGAGAAATTCCTGAAGGTGATGTGAGATCGTTACTTTCTGACAGGGAATCATTGGCGCCCTGTGATGTAGCAGTGTTTTTTTATGATAG CTGTGATGAATATTCTTGGCAAAGAGCAAGAGACTTGCTTGTGCAGGTGGCTACACATGGAGAAAATACTGGCTACGAAGTTCCTTGCCTGATAGTCGCTGCGAAAGATGATCTTGACCAATGTGCGCAAGCTCTACAAGAGTCAACTAGA GTGAGCCAAGACATGGGGATTGAAACACCAATTCCAATCAGCGTGAAGTTGAGAGATTTGAACAACATTTTCTGCAGAATAGTTCATGTAGCGCAGCAGCCCCATTTGAGCATTCCAGAGACTGAAGCTGGCAAAACACGCAGGCAATATCGTCAACTTCTGAACCGTTCCCTCATGGTTGTCTCTG TTGGGGCTGCTGTTGCAGTTGTTGGAATAGCTGCTTACAGGGTTTATGCAGCTCGGAAGAACTCATCCTCTTGA
- the LOC120692354 gene encoding mitochondrial Rho GTPase 1-like isoform X2: MAGATSPAASANLAGKSGVRVVVIGDPGTGKSSLVVALATEQFPENVPRVMPPTRLPADYFPDRVPITIIDTSSSPEQKPKLIAECQAADAVVLTYACDRPATLERLSSFWLPELRRLQTPVIVVGCKLDLRDEQQVSLEQVMAPIMQSFREIETCIECSALRQIQVPEVFYYAQKAVLHPTAPLFDQEAQSLKPRCVRALKRIFILCDNDKDGALSDVELNDFQVRCFSAPLQHTEISGVKRVVQEKLPEGVNDNGLTLTGFLFLHALFIEKGRLETTWTVLRKFGYDNDIKLRDDLIAMPIKRAPDQTLELTSEVVDFLRGIFNMFDIDNDGALLPSELEELFSTAPENPWSSDPYKDSAEKNVLGGLSLEGFLSKWALMTLRDPANSYANLVYVGYPGEFSSAFTVTRKRRVDRKKQQTLRNVFQCYVFGARGSGKTSLLQSFIGRQPSDALPSNSERFATNSVELPDGTRKTLILREIPEGDVRSLLSDRESLAPCDVAVFFYDSCDEYSWQRARDLLVQVATHGENTGYEVPCLIVAAKDDLDQCAQALQESTRVSQDMGIETPIPISVKLRDLNNIFCRIVHVAQQPHLSIPETEAGKTRRQYRQLLNRSLMVVSVGAAVAVVGIAAYRVYAARKNSSS; encoded by the exons ATGGCGGGTGCGACGtccccggcggcctccgcgAATCTGGCGGGCAAGTCCGGCGTCCGCGTCGTCGTGATCGGCGACCCCGGCACCGGCAAGTCCAGCCTCGTCGTCGCGCTCGCCACCGAGCAATTCCCCGAGAACGTGCCCCGGGTCATGCCCCCCACTCGCCTCCCCGCCGACTACTTCCCCGACCGCGTCCCCATCACCATCATCGACACATCGTCCAG CCCGGAGCAGAAGCCGAAGTTGATCGCGGAGTGCCAGGCAGCCGATGCGGTGGTGCTCACGTACGCCTGCGACCGGCCCGCCACGCTGGAACGGCTCAGTTCGTTCTGGCTCCCCGAGCTCCGGCGACTCCAG ACTCCAGTGATTGTGGTGGGGTGCAAACTGGACTTAAGGGACGAGCAGCAGGTTAGCCTTGAGCAGGTTATGGCGCCCATCATGCAGTCATTCCGCGAGATTGAGACCTGCATTGAGTGCTCCGCTCTTCGGCAGATCCAG GTGCCTGAGGTCTTCTACTATGCCCAGAAGGCAGTGCTTCACCCAACTGCTCCTCTCTTTGATCAAGAGGCCCAATCACTGAAGCCTCGCTGTGTGAGAGCGTTAAAGCGGATATTCATTTTATGTGATAACGACAAGGATGGTGCTCTCAGTGATGTGGAGCTCAATGATTTCCAG GTTCGATGTTTCAGTGCTCCTCTCCAGCATACTGAAATTTCAGGCGTAAAGAGAGTTGTTCAGGAGAAGTTGCCTGAAGGCGTAAATGACAACGGACTTACCTTGACTGGGTTCCTTTTTCTGCATGCCTTATTTATTGAAAAAGGTCGTCTTGAAACTACATGGACTGTATTGAGGAAATTTGGTTATGACAATGACATCAAGCTTAGGGATGATCTCATTGCGATGCCAATTAAAAGGGCTCCTGATCAA ACATTGGAACTGACAAGTGAAGTGGTTGATTTCTTGAGAGGGATATTCAACATGTTTGACATCGATAAT GATGGTGCTCTACTACCTTCTGAGCTGGAGGAACTTTTCTCAACAGCACCTGAAAA CCCATGGTCTTCTGATCCGTATAAAGACTCTGCTGAAAAGAATGTCTTGGGTGGTCTGTCACTTGAAGGGTTTCTTTCTAAG TGGGCTCTTATGACACTTAGAGATCCGGCAAATAGTTATGCCAACCTTGTATATGTTGGCTATCCAGGCGAGTTTAGTTCAGCATTTACGGTCACGAGGAAAAGACGAGTGGATCGTAAGAAGCAACAGACTCTAAGAAATGTATTCCAGTGTTACGTTTTTGGTGCCAGAGGTTCTGGAAAGACGTCATTGCTACAATCATTCATTGGAAG GCAACCTTCTGATGCTCTGCCATCTAACAGTGAACGTTTTGCAACAAATTCTGTTGAACTGCCTGAT GGAACTAGAAAGACACTAATACTGAGAGAAATTCCTGAAGGTGATGTGAGATCGTTACTTTCTGACAGGGAATCATTGGCGCCCTGTGATGTAGCAGTGTTTTTTTATGATAG CTGTGATGAATATTCTTGGCAAAGAGCAAGAGACTTGCTTGTGCAGGTGGCTACACATGGAGAAAATACTGGCTACGAAGTTCCTTGCCTGATAGTCGCTGCGAAAGATGATCTTGACCAATGTGCGCAAGCTCTACAAGAGTCAACTAGA GTGAGCCAAGACATGGGGATTGAAACACCAATTCCAATCAGCGTGAAGTTGAGAGATTTGAACAACATTTTCTGCAGAATAGTTCATGTAGCGCAGCAGCCCCATTTGAGCATTCCAGAGACTGAAGCTGGCAAAACACGCAGGCAATATCGTCAACTTCTGAACCGTTCCCTCATGGTTGTCTCTG TTGGGGCTGCTGTTGCAGTTGTTGGAATAGCTGCTTACAGGGTTTATGCAGCTCGGAAGAACTCATCCTCTTGA
- the LOC120692355 gene encoding uncharacterized protein LOC120692355 isoform X2: MSTPQQLSFVVPQASVAPALLTTDDAELKPLPGATTTSTTKRAEPEIDADANAASWGNNAEAEQQAHRGRCTASLRHLTTPRFVPCLAWTFDEPFDEETFVTAPDAERDAELILENMNDQQEFEEEPSQFSSLPKDAGFRRWFFLGLTPSQLPVEML; encoded by the exons ATGTCGACGCCGCAGCAGCTGAGCTTCGTCGTACCGCAAGCCTCCGTCGCGCCGGCCTTGCTCACTACCGACGACGCCGAGCTGAAGCCGCTGCCGGGAGCaacgacgacgtcgacgaccAAGAGAGCCGAGCCGGAGATCGACGCCGACGCCAACGCCGCGAGCTGGGGAAACAACGCCGAAGCCGAACAGCAAGCACATCGTGGCCGCTGCACCGCAAGCCTGCGTCACCTCACCACGCCCCGCTTTGTTCCTTGCCTCGCCTGGACCTTCGACGAGCCTTTTG ATGAGGAGACGTTCGTGACTGCGCCAGACGCCGAGCGAGACGCTGAACTAATACTCGAAAATATGAACGATCAGCAAG aGTTCGAAGAAGAGCCGTCTCAGTTCAGTTCCTTGCCGAAGGATGCGGGTTTTCGACGTTGGTTCTTTCTAGGACTAACTCCTAGTCAGTTGCCTGTGGAAATG TTGTGA
- the LOC120692356 gene encoding nudix hydrolase 16, mitochondrial-like — protein MCDLVARTGRHQQRYEDGRRLVAGCIPFRYRVNNDEHKKLVEVLMINSQSGPGLLFPKGGWENDETVEEAAAREAIEEAGVRGDIVHLLGFYDFKSKTHQDACCPEGMCRAAVFALHVKEELTSWPEQSTRQRTWLTIPEAASQCRYQWMQEALLTGFSDWHDKWSRGGGGTNCDPA, from the exons ATGTGCGACCTGGTGGCCCGCACGGGCCGGCATCAGCAGCGGTACGAGGATGGCCGTCGGCTAGTGGCCGG GTGCATACCATTTAGGTATAGAGTTAATAATGATGAACATAAGAAACTTGTGGAAGTTCTCATGATAAATTCCCAAAGTGGACCTGGTCTTTTGTTTCCAAAG GGAGGATGGGAGAACGATGAAACTGTTGAAGAGGCAGCAGCTCGAGAAGCTATAGAAGAGGCTGGAGTTCGAGGTGATATAGTG CATCTTCTGGGGTTTTATGACTTTAAAAGCAAGACACATCAAGATGCGTGCTGTCCTGAGGGTATGTGCAGAGCTGCCGTGTTTGCACTGCATGTAAAGGAAGAGCTGACCTCATGGCCTGAGCAGAGCACCCGGCAGAGAACCTGGCTCACCATTCCTGAAGCTGCATCACAGTGCCGGTACCAGTGGATGCAAGAGGCCCTGCTCACAGGCTTTTCTGACTGGCACGACAAGTGGAGCAGAGGTGGCGGTGGTACTAACTGTGACCCGGCCTAA